The Clostridiaceae bacterium HFYG-1003 genome includes a window with the following:
- a CDS encoding threonine/serine exporter family protein: MAPRALVSVLFAFGAALSFAVLLNIERRKALYAALGGALSWFVYEAGLHTLDNVSVALFLGSMAMGLYSEILARKMKSPATIFYIPGFVPLVPGSDAYYAVLAAVRNELTESTTQLFNTLIYSAAIALGLIFASALVAIYINARKITLKKLFKEIK, from the coding sequence ATGGCGCCGCGTGCTTTAGTCTCCGTCCTGTTCGCCTTTGGCGCTGCCCTGAGCTTTGCCGTCCTGCTCAACATTGAGCGCAGAAAAGCCCTCTATGCCGCATTGGGAGGTGCCCTTTCCTGGTTTGTCTATGAAGCGGGACTCCACACCCTGGACAATGTGTCCGTTGCTCTGTTCCTCGGCTCTATGGCCATGGGACTGTATTCAGAGATTCTGGCCCGGAAAATGAAAAGCCCGGCTACGATATTCTACATCCCCGGCTTTGTCCCCCTGGTACCCGGTTCCGATGCCTACTATGCGGTTCTGGCCGCCGTTCGCAATGAACTGACCGAGTCCACCACCCAACTGTTCAATACCCTGATTTATTCCGCGGCCATCGCCCTGGGCCTGATCTTTGCCTCTGCCCTGGTCGCCATCTATATCAATGCCCGAAAAATCACCCTGAAAAAACTGTTCAAGGAGATCAAGTAA